TAGCAAAGGAGAAAATCAACTAAATTTTGAGATGTTTAATAATGAAAAGTGTATTTATACTAAAGGTGAAATATCAGTTTTTAAAACTCAATACCTTAAAAGAGAAAATGAAAAAACAATTATTGACGCCTTAATCGAATATGAAGGAAAAAATATAGAACAGAAAATAGTTGATGAAGATAAAATATTTATGTTTACTGTATCTTATAAAGCTCCATTAAAAAGTCAAGGAACAATAAAGTTTAAAAGTATAGAACAATCAGGTCTTCTAAATGCTTTAAACTTTGATCTACAAAGAAAAATTGGTCAGGATGAAGCAACATATCAAGTACTTCTGTGTTATATGGAAAATGATCCGATATTAATTTACATAGAGAGTGATGGTAAATTATATGGATTCCCAACCCTAGTTACTTCAAATGAAAACATCGATGACTACTGGGTTAATAGTGATAAAAATAAATAGAATTAATTTTGAATAGCTCTCTTGTAACCTATTATAAATACATAATCTTATCTCGGAAAAACCTAACAATTTATAGAATAATAATTTCAGCTACTTTATCTAATTAAATCTCATTTGTTTATATACAACTCAAATATAACTGGTATGTATCATCGTTCAACAAATTAACTTTAAGACACAAGACTTTCTCATCAACTACAGCTTGCCATTGATCTCCTAATGGTATAATTTCAAAAACTTGCTCAGCATTTGGAAAGTTATCCAAGATTACTTTTGAATCAACAGCCTTTAACTCAATACCAGGTAGTGCTTTTAATAAGATATTTTCAGCTTTCGAAGGTGCAAAACCTTTAACTAATAATTTTTTATCCGATATAGCAGTTGAATTACTATGATATATTAGATATTTAGATTCAGATGTAAAAAACTCATCATCTAATATTCCTGTTTGATATATACCTTGCTTATAGCTCAAAGTATATACATTTGGTCTTTTTGGTTCTATTGTTGAATATTTATCTATTAATTCTAAAAGCCTACTACAATCTTGCAGTGGTTGTCTACAGCTTTTATAAAAAGATGTTTTGTTATGCCATACCAATAAAACACATTGGTATAGTTGATGTAAATAATTTCGTAAATTTTGTATATTGATAGGTTTATTATCAAGTTGTTGTAAACTGAGCCAAAACTCTATCTCTGATAATTTGAGATACACAGACTGATACCTGTCATATAAATTCTTGTTTATACAAATTGACTGAAGCTTTTCTCTCATATTAGATAACTTATTTGCTGCAGAATCTAAAAATGAGTTAGCAAAAATCTGTGGTAAAAGTATACATTTCGGTATATACGAATCAATTTGCCATTTTTGCTCATCTTCGATATAAATCAACTCAAATAATTTTACTGAGTAGTCTGCTTTAGTTACTAAAGTATTAGTTAAAAAAAATTCATAATATTCTATCTCAATATCATGATTATTAATATTTTTAAACTGTATATCTGGTTTATCTTTTAGGGTCAGATATAAGCTTAATTTACCATCATTGGTTTGCTCTGGATCTAATTCATAAGCATTGCATATTGCATTAAATCCTAATGATATAAAGGTTGGACCAGGCATAAATATAGCTAGGTCGGTTATTTTAAAAACATTATATGACAAAGCTTTTTCATCTATAACAATATCAAGTACACCGTCATCATAACCATGAATTACGCTATTTACATGACCATTTAATTGATACATATATTTTTGTTGTAAGATGAAATGTTCAGGCAATAAAACTTGCCCCATACTCCAGTGTACTTGACTCATTATAAAATCCTTAATTACTTGTATTATTAGCCAAAATAGATGTCACAACTTTAGCACTATCACTAGAGTTTTCTGTAGTTAGTGAAACATCAAAATTGTTGCTAGCACGTATGTTATTTAAAGTAATTAATCCAACTGCATTTGAACTATCACTACCTCCACCTATTAGCTGGATTACAGGCTCACTTGTGGATACAAACGTCACCTCAGTTTGGAAAGTTAAGATATCTCCCCACTTACCCTCAGTGTTTCCTGAAGCTGGTTTAAAATAAAACTGTCCAGTAACCAAAGAATCAGTGGCAATTGTTACTTCAACTGTTAACATTTGACGTCCTGCTCTAGCTTGTTTATATGCTGAGGTGATAGCCTCATAACTATCTGCTGTCACAGCAAAAGTTATAGAGTTAGATCCAATTGTACCA
This Francisella opportunistica DNA region includes the following protein-coding sequences:
- the tssK gene encoding type VI secretion system baseplate subunit TssK translates to MSQVHWSMGQVLLPEHFILQQKYMYQLNGHVNSVIHGYDDGVLDIVIDEKALSYNVFKITDLAIFMPGPTFISLGFNAICNAYELDPEQTNDGKLSLYLTLKDKPDIQFKNINNHDIEIEYYEFFLTNTLVTKADYSVKLFELIYIEDEQKWQIDSYIPKCILLPQIFANSFLDSAANKLSNMREKLQSICINKNLYDRYQSVYLKLSEIEFWLSLQQLDNKPINIQNLRNYLHQLYQCVLLVWHNKTSFYKSCRQPLQDCSRLLELIDKYSTIEPKRPNVYTLSYKQGIYQTGILDDEFFTSESKYLIYHSNSTAISDKKLLVKGFAPSKAENILLKALPGIELKAVDSKVILDNFPNAEQVFEIIPLGDQWQAVVDEKVLCLKVNLLNDDTYQLYLSCI